One stretch of Alcaligenes faecalis DNA includes these proteins:
- a CDS encoding diguanylate cyclase, with the protein MFFVDLRRLILLLATASSLLTMGYTLYGAYSAERSLLIEQALEKNRAYALKLASSTDAFIANLQQQLSYSASVLSRSLYQGELLLGDEVRRLKEQNNSFNSVLILNAEGRVLANAPQQLSLVGTTLRGEGTQLALKTQKPVVSPPYLSATGRLLIFLSHPIFDAEGNYKGLVGGSIYLHEPNSLNALLGEHFYRDGSYIYVVDQHKRLIFHRDVARIGEVIHGNPAIDAVSQGESDALSLRNVKGVDMLAGFAPSSDVKWGVVVQSPTKVVLDELTVLLGKVLRNSIPFFLAVQILIWMLAMLIAKPLRQLARQAPHLDSAKASSRIEQVHAWYFESRQIKLAMLLGLKRVNRKMGVMDVERNTDPLTGLNNRRGMAVVLQQWKETDTPFSVLTVDIDHFKRVNDTYGHDVGDLVLSFLADTMRACTRDTDLICRVGGEEFCIFLPDQDIDQAVQLAERLRILISETNSPAGSPITISIGLAHWPLHAREHSTVLKLADEALYKAKRNGRNRVELCDPIASDTDVNRA; encoded by the coding sequence ATGTTTTTTGTTGATCTGCGCCGGCTGATTCTCTTGCTGGCTACCGCCAGCAGTCTGCTGACCATGGGCTACACCCTGTATGGGGCCTATTCGGCTGAACGCTCCTTGCTGATCGAGCAAGCACTGGAGAAAAACCGTGCGTACGCCCTGAAACTGGCCAGCAGCACCGATGCTTTCATTGCCAACTTGCAGCAGCAACTCAGTTACAGCGCCAGCGTGCTCTCCCGCTCTCTATACCAGGGCGAGCTTTTGCTGGGTGATGAGGTCAGGCGCCTGAAGGAACAAAACAACAGTTTTAATTCAGTCCTGATCCTGAATGCCGAGGGCCGGGTTCTGGCCAATGCGCCCCAACAGCTCAGCCTGGTGGGCACGACACTGCGGGGAGAAGGCACGCAACTGGCCTTGAAAACCCAAAAACCCGTGGTCAGCCCGCCCTATCTGTCCGCAACCGGGCGCTTGCTGATCTTCTTGTCACACCCGATTTTTGATGCGGAAGGCAATTACAAAGGCCTGGTAGGCGGTTCCATCTACCTGCACGAGCCCAATAGCCTGAACGCCTTGCTGGGCGAGCATTTTTACCGCGATGGTTCCTACATTTATGTCGTCGACCAGCACAAACGGCTGATTTTCCACCGTGATGTGGCCCGGATTGGCGAAGTCATCCACGGCAACCCGGCCATTGACGCAGTCAGCCAGGGCGAGAGCGACGCGCTATCCCTGCGCAACGTGAAAGGCGTGGACATGCTGGCCGGTTTCGCACCCAGCAGCGATGTGAAATGGGGTGTAGTGGTGCAAAGCCCCACCAAAGTGGTGCTGGATGAGTTAACCGTCCTGCTGGGCAAGGTGCTGCGCAACTCCATCCCCTTTTTCCTGGCCGTGCAAATCCTGATCTGGATGCTGGCCATGCTGATCGCCAAACCCTTGCGACAACTGGCTCGCCAGGCGCCGCATCTGGACTCCGCCAAGGCCAGTTCGCGCATCGAGCAAGTTCACGCCTGGTATTTCGAGTCCCGCCAGATCAAGCTGGCCATGTTGCTGGGCTTGAAACGCGTGAATCGCAAAATGGGCGTCATGGATGTGGAACGCAATACCGACCCGCTGACCGGCCTGAATAACCGCCGTGGCATGGCTGTTGTGCTGCAGCAATGGAAAGAAACGGACACGCCCTTTTCCGTGCTGACAGTGGATATTGACCACTTCAAGCGCGTGAATGACACCTACGGGCACGATGTGGGTGATCTGGTGCTAAGCTTTCTGGCCGACACCATGCGGGCCTGCACCCGTGATACAGACCTGATCTGTCGGGTCGGGGGTGAAGAATTCTGTATTTTCCTGCCCGATCAGGATATAGACCAGGCCGTGCAACTGGCCGAGCGCCTGCGCATTCTGATCAGCGAAACCAATAGCCCAGCTGGCTCGCCCATTACGATTTCTATTGGGCTGGCGCACTGGCCCTTGCATGCCCGCGAACACAGCACAGTGTTGAAACTGGCGGATGAAGCGCTGTACAAGGCCAAGCGCAATGGTCGCAACCGGGTTGAACTGTGCGACCCCATTGCCAGCGACACGGACGTCAACCGCGCTTAA
- a CDS encoding LysR family transcriptional regulator — MEIRQLEAFAAVMSAGSVTAAGRLLDRSQPVVSRQIQELEQELGFRLFTRTRPQVTLTEQGREFYLEARPVLMNLEVLQSRALEIARGGLRPLRIVTTHALAIGLVPQALGIMEQHDPAFKQKLIIDTVKPEEVVQAIDEGRADLAVTSLPLDIDGCTLHWSGQSPCLLGMAVNHPLAKQELVRLSDIQGTPLISIQNRHRLRHTLATALLRASPEAPEDIRHIEVASSLEGLVLASQGVGVSLIDPFTAHGLPLPNVVLRPIDIHVPYMVGVVSLRSRELRPDAQRLVEAMRQYVLQFIPRFVLGDDTGLPSTQDPFDSL; from the coding sequence ATGGAAATTCGCCAATTAGAAGCTTTTGCAGCGGTGATGTCTGCTGGCAGTGTTACCGCTGCCGGCCGACTGCTGGACCGCTCCCAGCCCGTGGTTAGCCGCCAGATCCAGGAGCTGGAACAGGAATTGGGCTTCAGGCTCTTTACCCGCACCCGTCCGCAGGTCACCCTGACCGAGCAAGGGCGCGAGTTCTATCTGGAAGCCCGGCCTGTACTGATGAATCTGGAGGTGCTGCAAAGCCGTGCTCTGGAAATCGCCCGTGGGGGCCTGCGGCCCCTGCGTATCGTGACCACTCACGCCTTGGCGATTGGCCTGGTGCCGCAAGCGCTGGGCATCATGGAGCAGCACGATCCGGCCTTCAAGCAAAAGCTGATTATTGATACGGTGAAACCGGAAGAAGTGGTGCAAGCCATCGACGAAGGGCGAGCAGATCTGGCAGTGACCAGTCTGCCGCTGGACATTGATGGCTGCACCTTGCATTGGTCGGGGCAAAGCCCGTGCCTGCTGGGCATGGCCGTGAACCATCCTCTGGCCAAACAGGAACTGGTACGTCTTAGTGACATTCAGGGCACACCCCTGATTTCCATCCAGAACCGCCACCGTTTGCGCCATACCCTGGCAACCGCCTTGCTACGTGCCAGTCCGGAAGCCCCGGAAGATATCCGTCATATCGAGGTTGCCTCGTCTCTGGAAGGCCTGGTTCTGGCCAGCCAAGGGGTAGGCGTGTCCTTGATTGACCCTTTCACCGCCCACGGCCTGCCACTGCCTAACGTCGTGCTGCGCCCGATTGATATCCACGTGCCTTATATGGTCGGCGTGGTGTCCTTGCGATCCCGCGAACTGCGTCCTGATGCGCAACGTCTGGTCGAAGCCATGCGGCAGTATGTGCTGCAATTCATCCCGCGCTTTGTGCTGGGGGATGACACAGGTTTGCCAAGCACGCAGGACCCATTCGACTCGCTGTAA
- the panB gene encoding 3-methyl-2-oxobutanoate hydroxymethyltransferase: protein MSVHTTQVRVSVPALIACKGKQKIASLTAYIAPIARMLDEHLDMILVGDSTAMVGYAMPDTLSITVDMMAAHAAAVVRATQHACIVVDMPFGSYQESPQQAFANASRMLAISGAQSVKLEGGQAMAETTRFLVERGVPVLAHVGLMPQYVNTMGGYKAQGMTDAAAQRVLEDAVAHAQAGAWGVVLEGVAEGLGRRITETIAIPTIGIGASPACDGQVLVTEDILGLTNGKIPKFAKPYADVGALISQAAGQYAAEVRDGSFPTLDQCFGVKR from the coding sequence ATGAGCGTACATACCACGCAGGTTCGCGTTAGCGTTCCCGCCCTGATCGCCTGCAAGGGCAAACAAAAAATTGCTTCGTTAACAGCCTACATCGCGCCTATCGCACGTATGCTGGACGAGCACCTGGATATGATTCTGGTGGGCGATTCGACCGCTATGGTGGGCTATGCAATGCCCGACACCCTAAGCATTACGGTCGATATGATGGCGGCCCATGCTGCTGCCGTGGTGCGTGCGACTCAACATGCTTGTATTGTCGTGGATATGCCGTTTGGCAGCTATCAGGAATCACCCCAGCAGGCATTTGCCAATGCATCGCGTATGCTCGCCATCAGCGGTGCCCAATCGGTGAAGCTGGAAGGTGGCCAGGCCATGGCTGAAACCACACGCTTCCTGGTCGAGCGCGGCGTGCCCGTGCTGGCTCACGTGGGTTTGATGCCTCAGTACGTCAACACCATGGGTGGCTATAAAGCCCAAGGCATGACAGATGCCGCTGCCCAGCGCGTGCTGGAAGATGCCGTGGCTCACGCACAGGCGGGTGCCTGGGGTGTGGTGCTGGAAGGCGTGGCAGAAGGCCTGGGTCGCCGTATTACTGAAACCATCGCCATTCCAACCATCGGTATCGGGGCTTCCCCCGCATGTGATGGCCAGGTTCTGGTGACGGAAGACATTCTGGGTCTGACCAATGGCAAGATCCCCAAATTCGCCAAACCCTACGCGGATGTGGGCGCTTTGATCTCCCAGGCAGCCGGTCAATACGCGGCTGAAGTGCGTGATGGTTCTTTCCCCACGCTGGATCAATGTTTCGGTGTGAAACGCTAG
- a CDS encoding MFS transporter: protein MANTQEASWSELLSGRNGLRSLALAGGVAVHAINVYVATTILPSVVEDIGGLEYYAWNTTLFVVASILGSALSPQVLEKLGLRHSFLLSLLFFAIGTTLCAAAPSMPFLLFARTIQGLGGGLLLGLSYSSIRLVFEERLWPRVMALVSSMWGVATLSGPAIGGVFAQMGQWRLAFWSVLPCAALLAILVWTQLRDARAPETRKSGSTLGKVLLLTASVLVMSAGSLSTSWMINLAGVVGGAVLVYLMARADSKSTSRLFPQGTYSISTALGSLYAGIGLVSVAVATEIFIPYFLQIIHHMSPLKAGYLTALMSGGWTLGSIASSSRGLKTGDRLIIAGPVLSGLSLAALGVFIPWVGLSEGADYSWALYLALLGVGVGIGLAWPHLLTRVFHSAPKGQENIASAAITTLQLFTMALGAALAGIITTASGFVDPGGVQGARQSAQALLWLFALAPLLAAFLSGPARRVRPKA, encoded by the coding sequence ATGGCAAATACCCAAGAAGCGTCTTGGTCTGAATTACTGTCTGGCCGTAATGGCTTGCGCTCGCTGGCCCTGGCCGGGGGCGTGGCTGTCCATGCGATCAACGTCTACGTGGCGACCACGATTCTGCCCTCGGTGGTGGAGGATATTGGCGGGCTGGAGTACTACGCCTGGAACACGACCTTGTTCGTGGTGGCCTCGATTCTGGGTTCGGCCCTGTCGCCACAAGTCCTGGAAAAACTGGGTCTGCGACACAGCTTTTTGCTGTCCTTGCTGTTCTTTGCCATTGGCACGACCTTGTGCGCGGCAGCACCTTCCATGCCTTTCCTGCTCTTTGCCCGCACGATTCAAGGCTTGGGCGGCGGCTTGCTGCTGGGTCTGAGCTATTCCTCGATCCGGCTGGTGTTTGAAGAGCGACTTTGGCCGCGCGTCATGGCGCTGGTGTCCAGCATGTGGGGCGTGGCAACCTTGTCGGGCCCGGCGATTGGCGGGGTGTTTGCCCAGATGGGGCAGTGGCGTCTGGCCTTCTGGAGTGTCCTGCCGTGTGCCGCTTTGCTGGCTATTCTGGTCTGGACGCAATTGCGCGATGCGCGTGCGCCTGAGACTCGTAAATCCGGCTCCACCCTGGGCAAGGTATTGCTGCTGACCGCCTCTGTGCTGGTCATGTCGGCGGGGAGTCTGTCTACATCCTGGATGATTAATCTGGCCGGAGTCGTGGGCGGCGCTGTGTTGGTGTATTTGATGGCGCGTGCCGACAGCAAATCCACCAGCCGCCTGTTTCCGCAGGGCACCTATTCCATCAGCACGGCCTTGGGTAGTCTGTACGCCGGTATTGGTCTGGTCAGCGTGGCGGTGGCAACGGAAATCTTCATTCCGTATTTCCTGCAGATCATCCACCACATGAGTCCGCTGAAAGCAGGCTATCTGACAGCCTTGATGTCCGGTGGCTGGACCTTGGGTTCTATTGCCAGTTCCAGCCGTGGGCTGAAAACCGGGGACAGGCTGATTATTGCCGGGCCGGTGTTATCAGGCTTGTCGCTTGCCGCCTTGGGCGTTTTCATCCCGTGGGTGGGCTTGAGCGAAGGCGCGGACTATTCCTGGGCCCTGTATCTGGCCTTGCTGGGAGTGGGTGTCGGAATTGGTCTGGCCTGGCCGCATCTGCTGACGCGGGTGTTTCATTCCGCACCCAAGGGGCAGGAGAATATTGCCTCGGCCGCCATTACCACCTTGCAGTTGTTCACGATGGCATTGGGCGCGGCTTTGGCGGGGATCATCACGACAGCCTCGGGCTTTGTGGACCCCGGTGGGGTGCAGGGCGCACGCCAGTCGGCGCAGGCTCTGCTGTGGCTGTTTGCCCTGGCGCCCCTTCTTGCAGCCTTCTTGTCCGGGCCTGCGCGTCGGGTGCGCCCCAAGGCCTAG
- a CDS encoding alpha/beta hydrolase, producing MQAPHDLLSAQEREREYSPSSCIGGNYAPYIEDYATLSAAALQSGSRHAELAYGSAAAHKLDLFLPAPQDSESLPPLLLFIHGGYWQELSKASSLFSAPDCTDAGIAFAAIDYTLAPQASVHDMVLECRKALRWLHQHGEELGFDPQRIIVSGSSAGAHLAAMCCLRGWKDDADLPVGAPAAAVLVSGIYDLQPLIGTSINEALSLDVASAQAISPQLLDLTGFPPTIISWGEIETSEFKRQSQTFADALNALGAQYLPPIEMPARNHFDVILDQARPNTRLGDATHALFASLPVTSTRSK from the coding sequence ATGCAGGCTCCACACGACTTACTCTCCGCGCAGGAGCGCGAGCGCGAATATTCGCCCAGCTCCTGTATAGGCGGGAACTACGCGCCCTACATCGAGGACTACGCCACGCTTAGCGCAGCGGCTCTGCAAAGTGGATCGCGCCATGCCGAGCTTGCCTACGGCAGTGCCGCCGCGCATAAGCTGGACCTCTTTTTGCCTGCGCCGCAGGACTCGGAATCCCTCCCGCCGCTGCTGCTGTTTATTCATGGCGGCTACTGGCAGGAGCTGTCCAAGGCCTCCTCCTTGTTCTCGGCCCCGGATTGCACGGACGCGGGTATTGCCTTTGCCGCCATTGATTACACCCTGGCACCGCAAGCCTCTGTCCACGACATGGTGCTGGAGTGCCGCAAGGCACTGCGCTGGCTGCATCAACACGGTGAAGAACTGGGCTTTGACCCGCAACGCATCATCGTTTCCGGCAGTTCTGCCGGGGCGCATCTGGCGGCCATGTGCTGCTTGCGTGGGTGGAAGGATGATGCCGATTTGCCGGTAGGCGCGCCTGCAGCAGCAGTGCTGGTTTCCGGCATTTATGACTTGCAACCCCTGATTGGCACCAGCATCAATGAGGCACTGTCCCTGGATGTAGCAAGCGCACAAGCGATCAGCCCGCAACTGCTTGATCTGACGGGCTTTCCGCCCACCATCATCAGCTGGGGAGAAATTGAAACTTCGGAGTTCAAGCGCCAGAGCCAGACTTTTGCTGATGCGCTGAACGCACTCGGTGCCCAGTATCTGCCCCCCATCGAAATGCCAGCACGCAACCACTTCGATGTCATTCTTGACCAGGCTCGTCCCAACACCCGCTTGGGCGATGCCACGCACGCGCTCTTTGCGTCGCTGCCGGTCACCTCTACTCGGAGCAAGTGA
- a CDS encoding RidA family protein, translated as MKQVVDVGLPPLKQAFSWAVKAKGEMLFMVNGPVRPDGSIDTGSIEQQARLTFANMQRATQAAGGSLENVTQVLIYMTDVADMDIIDKVYREFFSAPFPNRASVGVAALVEPGMKLEVVAYAMIP; from the coding sequence ATGAAACAAGTTGTCGACGTCGGACTTCCGCCCCTGAAGCAAGCGTTTTCCTGGGCCGTCAAAGCCAAAGGGGAAATGCTGTTCATGGTGAACGGGCCTGTGCGGCCGGACGGCAGCATCGATACGGGAAGCATTGAGCAGCAAGCTCGCCTGACCTTTGCGAATATGCAGCGGGCCACGCAAGCGGCGGGTGGCAGCCTGGAAAATGTCACCCAAGTGCTGATCTACATGACCGATGTTGCCGACATGGACATCATCGACAAGGTGTACCGGGAGTTTTTCTCCGCGCCCTTCCCCAACCGCGCCAGCGTAGGCGTTGCGGCCTTGGTGGAGCCGGGCATGAAGCTGGAGGTGGTGGCTTACGCCATGATTCCTTGA
- a CDS encoding aldo/keto reductase, whose product MSTTPPTITFHDDNRAPQLGMGVWQVPAEQTADVVCSGIEAGYRLIDTAAIYGNEAEVGQGIRQSKVPREELFVTTKLWNDMHGHDNTRAGFEESMDKLQLDYVDLYLIHWPVPKNRQYIQTWETLINLRNEGRVKSIGVCNFLPQHLQTLLDKTGVLPVLNQIELHPGFQQAESRHYHEDHAIQTQAWSPLGLGTLWDNPVLNKIAKEHGRSVAQIMLRWQIQLGNMVITKSNSPERQRDNMDIFSFELSEADMAAIASLDQAEGRLGPDPELFRLPKSTVQG is encoded by the coding sequence ATGTCGACTACCCCCCCAACAATCACCTTCCACGACGATAACCGTGCGCCGCAACTGGGCATGGGCGTCTGGCAGGTACCTGCCGAGCAAACGGCCGATGTGGTGTGCAGTGGCATCGAAGCAGGCTACCGCCTGATCGATACCGCCGCCATCTACGGCAACGAAGCCGAGGTCGGCCAAGGGATTCGTCAGTCCAAGGTGCCACGCGAAGAGCTGTTTGTGACCACCAAGCTGTGGAATGACATGCATGGCCACGACAATACCCGTGCGGGCTTTGAAGAAAGCATGGACAAGCTGCAGCTGGATTATGTGGATCTGTACCTGATTCACTGGCCCGTGCCCAAGAACCGCCAGTACATCCAGACCTGGGAGACACTGATCAATCTGCGCAATGAAGGCCGCGTGAAGTCGATTGGTGTGTGCAACTTCCTGCCCCAGCACCTGCAAACCTTGCTGGACAAGACGGGCGTGTTGCCCGTGCTGAACCAGATCGAGCTGCACCCCGGTTTTCAGCAGGCCGAATCACGTCACTACCATGAAGACCACGCCATCCAGACACAAGCCTGGAGCCCGCTGGGATTGGGCACGCTGTGGGACAACCCGGTGTTGAACAAGATTGCCAAGGAACATGGCCGTTCCGTGGCGCAAATCATGCTGCGCTGGCAGATTCAGCTGGGCAATATGGTGATTACCAAGTCCAACTCCCCCGAGCGCCAGCGCGACAATATGGACATTTTCAGCTTCGAGCTAAGCGAAGCCGATATGGCAGCGATTGCCAGCCTGGACCAGGCCGAAGGCCGTCTTGGCCCGGATCCAGAACTGTTCCGCCTGCCCAAAAGCACCGTCCAAGGCTAG
- a CDS encoding putative RNA methyltransferase, with protein MSDLSPPLFEKLCCPLDGLPLSFEAPSWRCPSGHCFDTASQGYINLLPVQNKRSRDPGDSKEMVAARRRYLESGVYEPIAAGVWRALMDGLEGEAPYACLDAGCGEGYYPRYLRQQDQDGQLALIGLDISKWAVMAAARSSSDIRWLVGSNAQLPVPDGALDALLCMFGFAVPEEFLRALKPGGIWVQVEAGTEHLLELRRIIYPTLKADKDEDQEPPAGFSLEATERVRCQISLDSQEQIADLLLMTPHLFRASAQGREQARQLTSLDLQVDVRIKVLRRL; from the coding sequence ATGTCTGACCTTTCCCCGCCCCTGTTCGAGAAATTGTGCTGTCCCCTGGACGGCTTGCCGCTCTCGTTTGAGGCTCCCAGCTGGCGCTGCCCCTCGGGCCATTGTTTCGATACGGCCAGCCAGGGCTATATCAATCTGCTTCCTGTACAGAACAAGCGTTCACGTGATCCGGGCGACAGCAAGGAAATGGTGGCGGCGCGTCGCCGTTATCTGGAGTCGGGGGTGTACGAGCCCATCGCTGCCGGTGTGTGGCGTGCCTTGATGGATGGCCTGGAAGGGGAGGCACCTTATGCCTGTCTGGATGCGGGCTGTGGCGAAGGCTATTACCCGCGTTATCTACGTCAGCAGGATCAGGATGGGCAGTTGGCCCTGATTGGTCTGGATATCTCCAAATGGGCTGTCATGGCGGCGGCGCGCAGTTCCTCGGACATTCGTTGGCTGGTGGGTAGTAATGCGCAGTTGCCCGTGCCAGATGGCGCTTTGGATGCCTTGCTGTGCATGTTTGGCTTTGCCGTACCCGAGGAGTTTTTGCGGGCGCTGAAACCGGGCGGTATCTGGGTGCAAGTGGAAGCGGGCACCGAGCATTTGCTGGAATTGCGCCGCATTATTTATCCGACCTTGAAGGCCGATAAGGACGAGGACCAGGAACCGCCAGCCGGTTTCAGTCTGGAAGCCACCGAGCGCGTTCGTTGTCAGATCAGCCTTGATTCACAGGAGCAAATTGCCGATCTGCTCCTGATGACGCCGCATTTGTTCCGAGCCAGCGCACAAGGGCGGGAACAGGCTCGTCAATTGACGAGCCTGGATCTTCAGGTGGATGTGCGTATCAAGGTCCTGCGCCGTCTTTAA
- the acnA gene encoding aconitate hydratase AcnA, which translates to MKSVDSFKALHQLDVGGQSYDYYRLDAVRGDGLDVASLPYGLKILLENLLRTEDGGDVTADDIRALAAWDPAAEPDREIAFTPARVVLQDFTGVPAVVDLAAMREAMQALGGDPQKINPLAPVELVIDHSVIVDDFGKPSSFERNVQIEYERNMERYQFLRWGQSAFDNFKVVPPGTGIVHQVNLEHLARVVFTRDEQGRQLAYPDTCVGTDSHTPMVNGLGVVAWGVGGIEAEAAMLGQPISMLIPRVVGFKLTGQMPEGTTATDLVLTITDMLRKHGVVGKFVEFYGPGVSAVPLANRATIGNMSPEYGSTISMFPIDEETLRYMELTGRSKEQIELVRAYAKAQGLWHDPQHEPRYSERLELDLSTVVPSIAGPKRPQDRIALSSSKSAFRTSVRDLLGDDVATYDEAVEESFPASDVPSHKPPAPRKAAVKFTLADGSQCELDHGSVVIAAITSCTNTSNPSVMMAAGLLAKKAVEKGLSRKPWVKTSLAPGSRVVTDYYQRAGLTSYLDKLGFDLVGYGCTTCIGNSGPLIPEVSQAINQNDLAVVSTLSGNRNFEGRIHPEVKMNYLMSPPLVVAYALAGTMDIDLFQEPLGQGSDGKDVYLKDIWPSASEVQDVISKAIASDMYRDGYADVFAGDERWRSLPTPKGDRFEWQDDSTYVRKPPYFIDLKRDPSPVSDIRGARVLAKLGDSVTTDHISPAGSIARTSPAATYLMDHDVKPQDFNSYGSRRGNHEVMIRGTFANVRLRNQLAPGTEGGYTRDFTQDGAPVATIYDASRNYLNAAIPLVILAGKEYGSGSSRDWAAKGTVLLGVRAVIAESYERIHRSNLLGMGVMPLQFPAGQNAETLGLTGDEVFDIEGISALNQDKIPEKVKVRAGDIEFEALVRIDTPSEAHYYRHGGIMQYVLRGLLKA; encoded by the coding sequence ATGAAAAGCGTAGATAGTTTTAAGGCTTTGCACCAGTTGGATGTCGGCGGGCAGTCCTACGACTACTATCGGTTGGATGCGGTTCGTGGAGATGGCCTGGATGTTGCCAGCCTGCCCTATGGTTTGAAGATCCTGCTGGAAAACTTGCTGCGCACCGAGGATGGTGGCGATGTAACGGCCGATGATATTCGCGCCCTGGCCGCCTGGGACCCTGCCGCCGAGCCCGATCGTGAAATCGCCTTTACTCCCGCACGCGTTGTGCTGCAGGACTTTACGGGTGTGCCCGCCGTTGTGGATCTGGCCGCCATGCGTGAAGCCATGCAGGCCTTGGGCGGTGATCCGCAAAAAATTAACCCCCTGGCACCGGTAGAGCTGGTTATTGACCACTCGGTGATCGTGGACGACTTCGGCAAGCCCAGTTCCTTCGAGCGCAACGTGCAGATCGAGTACGAGCGCAATATGGAGCGCTACCAGTTCCTGCGCTGGGGCCAAAGTGCTTTCGATAACTTCAAGGTCGTGCCTCCAGGCACGGGTATTGTTCACCAGGTGAACCTGGAACACTTGGCCCGTGTGGTCTTTACGCGTGACGAACAAGGCCGTCAGCTGGCGTATCCCGATACCTGTGTGGGCACGGACTCGCACACGCCTATGGTGAACGGTCTGGGCGTGGTCGCCTGGGGCGTAGGTGGTATCGAGGCCGAAGCCGCCATGCTGGGCCAGCCCATTTCCATGCTGATTCCCCGTGTGGTGGGTTTCAAGCTGACAGGTCAAATGCCTGAAGGCACCACCGCCACCGACCTGGTGTTGACGATTACCGATATGCTGCGCAAGCACGGCGTGGTCGGCAAGTTTGTGGAGTTCTACGGCCCCGGCGTCAGCGCGGTGCCTTTGGCCAACCGCGCCACCATCGGCAATATGAGCCCCGAATACGGCTCCACCATCTCCATGTTCCCGATTGACGAGGAAACCCTGCGTTATATGGAACTGACCGGCCGCAGCAAAGAGCAGATCGAGCTGGTACGCGCTTACGCCAAGGCTCAGGGCCTGTGGCACGATCCGCAGCACGAGCCTCGCTATTCCGAGCGCCTGGAGCTGGATCTGTCCACCGTTGTGCCTTCGATTGCCGGTCCCAAGCGTCCACAGGACCGCATTGCGCTGTCTTCGTCCAAATCCGCCTTCCGCACCTCGGTGCGTGACCTGCTGGGCGACGATGTGGCCACCTATGACGAGGCTGTGGAAGAAAGCTTCCCCGCGTCGGACGTGCCTTCGCACAAACCACCCGCACCGCGTAAAGCTGCTGTGAAGTTCACCTTGGCTGACGGTAGCCAGTGCGAGCTGGATCACGGTTCGGTGGTGATTGCCGCTATTACCTCGTGTACCAATACGTCCAACCCCAGCGTCATGATGGCCGCCGGTCTGCTGGCCAAGAAAGCCGTGGAAAAAGGCCTGAGCCGCAAGCCTTGGGTGAAAACCAGTCTGGCTCCGGGATCGCGCGTGGTCACGGACTACTACCAGCGTGCCGGCCTGACCTCCTACCTGGACAAGCTGGGCTTTGATCTGGTCGGCTACGGTTGCACCACGTGTATCGGTAACTCCGGTCCCTTGATTCCAGAAGTCAGCCAGGCCATTAACCAGAACGATCTGGCCGTGGTGTCCACGCTGTCCGGTAACCGTAACTTCGAGGGCCGTATTCACCCCGAAGTGAAGATGAACTACCTGATGTCGCCGCCGCTGGTGGTTGCCTACGCCTTGGCAGGCACCATGGATATCGACCTGTTCCAGGAGCCTTTGGGGCAGGGCAGCGATGGCAAGGACGTGTACCTGAAAGACATCTGGCCTTCCGCTTCTGAAGTGCAGGACGTGATCAGCAAGGCGATTGCCTCGGATATGTACCGTGATGGTTATGCCGATGTGTTCGCCGGTGACGAGCGCTGGCGCTCTCTGCCTACCCCCAAAGGGGATCGTTTCGAATGGCAGGATGATTCCACCTACGTGCGCAAACCGCCTTACTTCATTGACTTGAAGCGCGATCCAAGCCCTGTCTCGGATATTCGCGGTGCGCGCGTGCTGGCCAAGCTGGGTGATTCGGTGACCACTGACCACATCAGCCCAGCCGGTTCGATTGCCCGTACTTCGCCAGCGGCTACGTACTTGATGGATCACGATGTCAAACCGCAGGATTTCAACTCCTACGGCTCGCGTCGCGGTAACCATGAAGTCATGATTCGCGGCACTTTTGCCAACGTGCGTCTGCGTAACCAGCTGGCTCCGGGCACGGAAGGTGGCTACACACGCGACTTCACGCAAGATGGTGCACCGGTGGCAACGATTTACGATGCCTCGCGCAACTACTTGAATGCCGCTATCCCGCTGGTGATTCTGGCCGGCAAGGAATACGGTTCGGGTTCCTCGCGTGACTGGGCTGCCAAAGGCACGGTGCTCTTGGGTGTACGTGCCGTGATTGCCGAGTCTTACGAGCGTATTCACCGCAGCAACTTGCTGGGTATGGGCGTAATGCCTTTGCAGTTCCCGGCCGGTCAAAATGCCGAAACCCTGGGCCTGACGGGCGATGAAGTCTTTGATATCGAAGGCATTAGCGCCCTGAATCAGGACAAGATCCCCGAGAAGGTCAAAGTGCGTGCGGGCGATATCGAATTCGAGGCCCTGGTCCGAATTGATACGCCTAGCGAAGCGCATTACTACCGTCACGGCGGTATCATGCAGTACGTTTTGCGGGGCTTGTTGAAAGCGTAA